One window of the Hemiscyllium ocellatum isolate sHemOce1 chromosome 11, sHemOce1.pat.X.cur, whole genome shotgun sequence genome contains the following:
- the LOC132820191 gene encoding regulator of cell cycle RGCC-like, which yields MSSSETVKSVWDEDDFDAVLNEFNSVVEDLSYSANTGVQYKEHLNQMKKLGATNAADSGIDDSESTGSSSASSLNCSIEKLNSVDTTSSKAKLGDTRDLEDFIADLDQTLAEMM from the exons ATGAGCTCGTCTGAGACAGTGAAATCCG TGTGGGATGAAGATGACTTTGATGCTGTCCTGAATGAATTCAATTCAGTCGTGGAAGACCTCTCCTACTCTGCAAACACTGGTGTTCAGTACAAGGAACATTTGAATCAAATGAAGAAGTTGGGTGCTACTAATGCTGCTGACAGTGGAATCGATGACTCGGAAA GTACAGGCTCATCTTCTGCGAGCAGTTTGAATTGTAGTATTGAAAAACTGAACTCTGTGGACACCACTTCATCCAAAG CCAAACTTGGAGACACAAGGGATCTGGAGGATTTTATCGCAGACCTTGACCAAACTTTGGCAG AGATGATGTAA